A single Mercenaria mercenaria strain notata unplaced genomic scaffold, MADL_Memer_1 contig_908, whole genome shotgun sequence DNA region contains:
- the LOC128554969 gene encoding uncharacterized protein LOC128554969: MTTWSSGLKDLYHRSSENLNVSQKEALKCLLEKHKDAFSSSSTDLGRTSIVRHTIEVQENVRPLKIPPRRVPKAFEGQEEKNIQQLEMGIIEERFYQIELDERDREKTAFGTSRGGLYQYVTTMPQGLTGAPHTFQRCMELVFKNLQWRTIIIQ, encoded by the exons ATGACTACATGGAGTAGTGGGTTAAAGGACCTGTACCATAGATCCTCAGAAAATCTCAATGTGTCACAAAAAGAAGCATTGAAGTGTCTATTGGAGAAACATAAAGATGCTTTTTCCAGTTCCTCCACAGATTTAGGGCGTACTTCTATAGTGCGACATACAATTGAAGTGCAAGAAAATGTTCGACCTCTTAAAATACCACCTAGACGGGTGCCAAAAGCGTTCGAAGgccaagaagaaaaaaatattcaacaactTGAAATGGGAATAATTGAAGAAA GATTTTACCAAATAGAACTGGATGAGAGAGATCGTGAAAAGACTGCATTTGGCACCAGCAGGGGCGGTCTGTATCAATATGTTACTACTATGCCGCAGGGCCTTACAGGGGCTCCACATACATTTCAGCGGTGTATGGAATTAGTGTTTAAGAACTTACAATGGAGGACAATCATTATTCAATAA